A part of Streptococcus porcinus genomic DNA contains:
- a CDS encoding universal stress protein, translating into MIQKYEHILVAVDGSFESELAFNKGVNVALRNQAELILAHVIDTRALQSVATFDTYIYDKLEQEAKEVLVDLEKQARERGVTNVKQVIEFGNPKNLLAHDIPDREKVDLIMVGATGLNTFERLLVGSSSEYIMRHAKVDLLVVRDNNKTL; encoded by the coding sequence ATGATCCAAAAATATGAACACATTTTAGTTGCCGTTGATGGTTCTTTCGAGTCTGAGCTTGCCTTCAATAAAGGTGTAAATGTTGCCTTACGAAATCAAGCTGAATTAATCCTCGCTCACGTTATTGATACTAGAGCCTTACAAAGTGTTGCTACTTTCGATACTTACATCTATGATAAGTTAGAACAAGAAGCAAAAGAGGTACTTGTTGATCTAGAAAAACAAGCCCGCGAGCGCGGAGTGACTAACGTTAAACAAGTCATTGAATTTGGCAATCCTAAAAACCTATTAGCACATGACATTCCCGACCGAGAAAAGGTTGACCTTATCATGGTTGGTGCGACTGGTTTAAATACCTTTGAGCGACTCTTGGTTGGCTCTTCTTCTGAGTACATTATGCGTCACGCTAAAGTCGATTTATTAGTGGTCAGAGATAACAATAAAACCTTATAA
- a CDS encoding Cof-type HAD-IIB family hydrolase — protein sequence MTIKAVFFDIDGTLLNDRKNVQKTTQQAIQSLKKQGIMVGLATSRGPGFVQPFLENFGLDFAVTYNGQYILTRDKILYQNQLPKSLIYRVIRYASDKKKEVSLGTASGLAGSRIIDMGTSQFGQVVSSIVPRGMVTTVESSFKNLIRRVKPQSFNNLVTIMREPIYQIVMVASTQETTEIKEKFPHVKITRSSPYSIDLISLDQSKIKGIERLGEMFGFELSEVMAFGDSDNDIEMLNGVGVGVAMGNADDLLKAGASFVTASNNNGGISKALAHYGLIHFDVEKSFKSRDDNFNKVKDFHRLMDGDTIETPKGYTLKDASHRADFKIEELVEFVYATSQGDKNKFTQALIDMHSAIDKAAIKVQSKDSNESPLVGQVDALTDLLYFTYGSFVLMGVDPQPIFETVHESNMGKIFPDGKAHFDPVTHKILKPDNWEEQYAPEKSIKKELDKQLQKSLQRLEKEKA from the coding sequence TTGACAATTAAAGCAGTCTTTTTTGACATTGATGGTACCCTTTTAAATGACCGAAAAAATGTTCAAAAAACAACACAACAAGCCATTCAAAGTTTAAAAAAACAAGGTATAATGGTGGGCCTAGCAACTAGCCGTGGGCCTGGTTTTGTGCAACCTTTTTTAGAAAACTTTGGTCTTGATTTTGCGGTTACCTATAATGGTCAATATATCTTAACTCGGGACAAGATTCTCTATCAAAACCAATTACCAAAATCTCTCATTTATCGTGTGATTCGTTATGCTAGCGACAAGAAAAAGGAAGTCTCGCTAGGGACAGCTTCAGGATTAGCTGGTTCGCGCATCATTGATATGGGAACAAGTCAATTTGGACAAGTGGTTTCTAGTATTGTTCCAAGAGGTATGGTAACGACAGTTGAGAGTAGTTTTAAGAATCTTATCCGACGTGTGAAACCACAGAGTTTTAATAACTTGGTAACGATTATGAGGGAGCCGATTTATCAAATTGTTATGGTTGCCTCTACCCAAGAAACGACTGAGATTAAAGAAAAGTTTCCTCATGTTAAAATTACAAGAAGTAGTCCGTATTCAATTGATTTAATTTCTCTGGACCAGTCTAAGATTAAAGGAATTGAGCGGCTTGGGGAAATGTTTGGCTTTGAATTATCAGAAGTTATGGCCTTTGGCGATTCAGATAATGACATTGAAATGCTCAATGGGGTCGGTGTTGGTGTTGCCATGGGGAATGCTGATGATCTCTTAAAAGCAGGTGCTAGCTTTGTGACAGCATCTAATAATAATGGAGGTATTTCAAAAGCTCTCGCTCATTATGGCCTCATTCATTTTGATGTTGAAAAAAGCTTCAAAAGTCGTGATGATAACTTTAATAAAGTTAAAGATTTCCACCGCCTGATGGATGGTGATACTATTGAAACGCCGAAGGGTTATACATTAAAAGATGCTAGCCACCGTGCAGACTTCAAAATTGAAGAGTTGGTAGAATTTGTCTATGCAACTAGTCAAGGTGACAAGAATAAATTTACGCAGGCGTTGATCGATATGCACTCGGCAATTGATAAAGCCGCTATTAAAGTACAATCTAAAGATAGTAATGAGTCACCACTTGTTGGGCAAGTAGATGCCTTAACGGATTTGCTTTACTTTACTTATGGGTCTTTTGTTTTGATGGGAGTAGACCCACAACCCATTTTTGAAACGGTTCATGAATCTAACATGGGTAAAATTTTCCCTGATGGAAAGGCCCATTTTGATCCAGTAACACATAAAATTTTGAAGCCTGATAATTGGGAAGAACAATACGCACCGGAAAAATCAATTAAAAAAGAGCTAGATAAACAGTTGCAAAAATCTTTACAGCGCTTAGAAAAAGAAAAAGCTTAA
- a CDS encoding asparaginase — protein MKQILVLHTGGTISMQADASGNISPNQINPMTQVGLELENIQLTVIDFFNLPSPHITPKHMLALYHKIKEEADSYDGIVITHGTDTLEETAYFLDTMALPDIPVIITGAMRSSNEVGSDGIYNYLTALRVASHDKARGKGVLVVMNDEIHAAKYVTKTHTTNISTFQTPTHGPLGIIMKQDLLFFKTAEPRVRFDLQTITGTVPIIKAYAGMGDGSILSLLSPNNIQGLVIEALGAGNIPPHAAPELEKLITWGIPVVLVSRCFNGIAEPVYAYQGGGAMLQNAGVMFVKELNAPKARLKLLIALNAGLKGQALRDYIEG, from the coding sequence ATGAAACAAATTCTAGTATTGCACACTGGAGGAACAATTTCCATGCAAGCCGATGCGAGCGGAAATATTTCTCCAAATCAAATCAACCCCATGACTCAGGTTGGATTGGAGTTAGAAAATATTCAATTAACAGTCATTGACTTCTTCAATTTACCCAGCCCCCATATTACTCCCAAGCATATGTTAGCACTTTATCACAAGATCAAAGAGGAAGCTGATAGCTACGATGGTATCGTTATTACACATGGTACGGATACCCTAGAAGAAACTGCTTATTTCTTAGATACTATGGCACTCCCCGATATCCCAGTTATCATTACCGGTGCCATGCGGAGTTCAAACGAAGTTGGAAGTGATGGTATTTATAATTATTTAACAGCGCTTCGAGTAGCTAGCCATGATAAAGCAAGAGGCAAAGGGGTTCTTGTTGTCATGAATGATGAAATCCATGCTGCAAAATATGTAACCAAAACTCATACCACAAATATCTCTACTTTTCAAACACCTACCCATGGCCCCTTAGGAATTATCATGAAACAGGATTTGCTTTTTTTCAAAACAGCAGAACCTCGCGTCCGATTTGACTTACAAACCATTACAGGTACTGTTCCTATTATTAAAGCCTATGCAGGGATGGGAGATGGAAGTATCCTGAGTTTATTAAGTCCCAATAATATCCAAGGTCTTGTCATTGAAGCTCTTGGCGCTGGTAATATTCCTCCACATGCCGCACCCGAACTTGAAAAATTAATCACTTGGGGGATTCCCGTAGTCCTCGTTTCTCGTTGCTTTAACGGAATTGCAGAACCTGTTTATGCCTATCAAGGAGGAGGGGCCATGCTACAAAATGCTGGAGTCATGTTTGTCAAAGAGTTGAACGCACCCAAAGCACGTCTCAAACTTTTAATTGCCCTTAATGCTGGTCTAAAAGGCCAAGCTTTAAGAGATTATATTGAAGGATAA
- a CDS encoding aldo/keto reductase: MAKQIIGATNVEGSRIVLGCMRMAALEVKQAEETIRTALDEGISFIDHADIYGNGESEIRFAQAAKNLGISRDAYLLQSKCGIRKGYFDFSKDHIIASVEGILQRLETDYLDFLLLHRPDVLVEPEEVAEAFTQLKKAGKIRYFGVSNQNRYQMELLQAYMDQKLVVNQMQLSPAHTPMFDSALNVNMRNQAGIDRDNGVVDYCRLNKVTIQAWSPFQIDLDKGLFTGNPDYQELNETIANLADQYRVSAEAIVIAWILRHPAQMQAIVGSMNPDRLRKIAQAHSVNLSRAEWYDIYTSAGNSLP, translated from the coding sequence ATGGCAAAACAAATAATAGGGGCAACCAATGTAGAAGGGTCGCGCATTGTCTTAGGTTGTATGCGGATGGCGGCTCTAGAGGTCAAACAAGCTGAAGAAACCATCAGAACAGCCTTAGATGAAGGAATTTCTTTTATTGATCATGCTGACATTTATGGTAATGGAGAATCTGAAATTCGTTTTGCTCAGGCAGCCAAGAATTTAGGGATATCCCGTGATGCCTATCTTTTACAATCAAAATGTGGTATTCGTAAAGGCTACTTTGATTTTTCAAAGGACCATATTATTGCATCAGTAGAGGGTATTTTACAGCGTTTAGAAACAGACTACTTAGATTTTTTGCTCCTTCATCGACCAGATGTGTTAGTTGAACCTGAAGAAGTAGCGGAAGCTTTTACGCAATTAAAAAAAGCTGGGAAGATTAGATATTTTGGTGTTAGTAACCAAAACCGCTACCAAATGGAATTACTACAAGCTTATATGGATCAAAAGCTTGTAGTTAATCAAATGCAGTTATCACCAGCTCACACACCTATGTTTGATTCGGCTTTAAATGTTAATATGCGTAATCAAGCAGGCATTGACCGAGATAACGGTGTGGTTGACTACTGTCGTCTCAATAAAGTGACCATTCAAGCCTGGTCACCATTTCAGATTGATTTGGATAAAGGCCTCTTTACGGGCAATCCAGATTATCAAGAATTAAATGAAACAATAGCAAACTTAGCTGATCAGTATAGGGTTAGTGCAGAGGCTATCGTTATTGCATGGATTTTACGTCATCCGGCCCAAATGCAAGCTATTGTTGGTTCCATGAATCCTGATCGTCTCAGAAAAATTGCTCAGGCACATTCTGTCAACCTCTCTCGTGCAGAGTGGTATGATATCTACACAAGCGCAGGCAATTCACTTCCATAA
- the recG gene encoding ATP-dependent DNA helicase RecG, translating into MHLHSPLSELKGFGPKSAEKFQKLDIFTIEELLLYYPFRYEDFKSKSVFDLQDGEKAVLKGKVVTPATVQYYGFKRNRLSFKIKEDDLVIAINFFNQPYLADKVELDKEVAIFGKWDQKKTSLTGMKFLMSLEDDLQPVYHVAQGVSQTALIKAIKSAFDTNLLSEIEENIPELLVQKYRLMGRQEAIRAMHFPADLPEYRQALRRIKFEELFYFQMQLQVLKHANKSATSGLAIAYDQRALEQVIASLPFSLTGAQLKSLEEILKDMASGQHMNRLLQGDVGSGKTVIASLAMYAAYTAGYQSALMVPTEILAEQHYQSLTSLFPELSIAILKSGMKAAAKRSALTAIADGSVDMIVGTHALIQDAVQYHKLGLVITDEQHRFGVKQRRIFREKGENPDVLMMTATPIPRTLAITAYGEMDVSIIDQLPAGRKPIVTRWVKHQQLDDVLTWMRQEIAKGAQVYVISPLIEESEALDLKNAVALEQELKNYFQGDARIALMHGKMKNEDKDAIMQAFKNQEIDLLVSTTVIEVGVNVPNATIMLIMDADRFGLSQLHQLRGRVGRGHKQSYALLVANPKTETGKERMRIMTETNDGFILAEADLKMRGSGEIFGTRQSGIPEFKIADLLEDYPILEEARRVASEIASQPNWQTDQRWQKIVKNLNQKNSFD; encoded by the coding sequence ATGCATTTACATTCGCCACTTTCGGAGTTGAAAGGTTTTGGACCTAAATCAGCTGAAAAATTTCAAAAATTAGATATTTTTACAATTGAAGAGTTATTGCTTTACTACCCTTTTCGCTATGAAGATTTTAAGAGTAAATCTGTTTTTGATTTGCAAGATGGAGAAAAGGCTGTACTGAAAGGGAAAGTTGTAACACCTGCAACGGTTCAGTATTATGGTTTTAAACGCAACCGATTAAGCTTCAAAATCAAAGAAGATGACTTGGTAATAGCCATTAATTTTTTTAATCAACCATACTTAGCTGATAAAGTTGAATTAGATAAGGAAGTGGCTATTTTTGGTAAATGGGATCAAAAAAAGACGAGTTTAACGGGTATGAAATTTCTGATGAGCCTTGAAGATGACTTACAACCGGTTTATCATGTGGCACAAGGCGTTAGCCAAACGGCTTTAATCAAAGCTATCAAATCAGCTTTTGATACGAATCTATTGTCAGAAATAGAAGAAAATATTCCTGAACTTTTGGTTCAAAAATATCGGTTAATGGGAAGACAAGAAGCAATTCGGGCGATGCATTTTCCAGCGGATTTACCAGAATACCGTCAGGCACTTCGTCGTATTAAGTTTGAAGAACTCTTCTATTTTCAAATGCAGTTACAGGTACTTAAGCATGCTAATAAATCAGCCACTTCTGGTTTAGCGATAGCTTATGACCAAAGAGCTTTAGAACAAGTTATTGCAAGCTTGCCTTTTTCCTTAACAGGGGCACAACTAAAAAGTTTAGAAGAAATTTTGAAGGATATGGCTAGTGGGCAACATATGAACCGTCTTTTACAAGGAGATGTTGGTTCAGGTAAAACAGTGATTGCGAGTTTAGCCATGTACGCGGCCTATACAGCTGGCTATCAGTCTGCACTCATGGTACCAACGGAAATCTTAGCAGAACAACATTATCAGAGTTTGACAAGTCTTTTTCCAGAACTATCAATTGCCATTCTGAAATCTGGTATGAAAGCAGCAGCTAAGAGAAGTGCTTTGACAGCTATTGCAGATGGTTCAGTCGATATGATTGTGGGCACCCACGCTCTAATTCAAGATGCTGTTCAGTACCATAAACTTGGTTTAGTGATTACTGATGAACAGCATCGATTTGGGGTGAAACAGCGACGTATTTTCCGTGAAAAAGGTGAAAATCCCGATGTTCTCATGATGACAGCAACACCTATCCCAAGGACATTAGCTATCACAGCTTATGGAGAAATGGATGTCTCCATAATTGATCAACTACCAGCAGGACGTAAACCCATTGTGACACGGTGGGTTAAGCATCAACAGCTCGATGATGTTCTAACGTGGATGCGTCAGGAAATTGCTAAAGGTGCCCAAGTTTATGTGATTTCCCCCTTGATTGAAGAGTCAGAGGCATTAGATTTAAAAAATGCTGTCGCTTTGGAACAAGAGTTGAAAAACTACTTTCAAGGAGATGCAAGAATTGCCCTGATGCATGGTAAAATGAAAAATGAAGATAAAGATGCTATTATGCAAGCCTTTAAAAATCAAGAAATTGATTTATTAGTTTCAACAACGGTTATTGAAGTCGGTGTCAATGTGCCAAACGCAACAATTATGCTTATCATGGATGCAGACCGTTTTGGATTGAGTCAATTACATCAGCTAAGAGGAAGGGTAGGACGGGGTCATAAACAGTCTTATGCTCTATTGGTAGCTAACCCCAAAACAGAAACAGGTAAGGAACGCATGCGTATTATGACCGAGACTAATGATGGTTTTATTCTTGCAGAAGCTGATTTGAAAATGCGTGGTTCCGGTGAAATCTTTGGTACTAGACAATCGGGTATTCCAGAATTTAAAATAGCAGATTTGCTAGAAGACTATCCGATTCTTGAGGAAGCACGTCGGGTGGCAAGTGAAATAGCTAGTCAACCCAACTGGCAAACTGATCAGAGGTGGCAAAAAATTGTTAAGAATCTTAACCAAAAGAATTCTTTTGACTAG
- the alr gene encoding alanine racemase — MISSIHRPTVATVDLKVIQNNIKAVQGHIPKDTKIYAVVKANAYGHGAVEVSKAIDKEVDAYCVSNLDEALELRQAGISKEILVLGVVLADDLLLAIENQITITVASQEWLDDAQAFLGGDLTNLHVHVKVDSGMGRIGVRSLAEADQLIAHLRQAKVIVDGIFTHFATADEADTRKFETQLNFFTDLVNHLTYKPALVHASNSATSLWHSDTIFNAVRLGIAIYGSNPSGSELNLPYPLKPALSLRSRLVHVKEIHAGDTVGYGATYTATETEFVGTIPIGYADGWTRDLQGFEVLIDGQFCQIIGRVSMDQITVRLPKVYEIGKLVTLIGTSGDQEITATDLAEKKGTINYEVLCLLSDRIPREYQ, encoded by the coding sequence ATGATCTCAAGTATACATCGTCCAACAGTGGCAACTGTTGATTTAAAGGTTATTCAGAATAATATTAAAGCTGTACAAGGCCATATCCCTAAAGACACAAAAATCTATGCAGTGGTAAAAGCTAATGCTTATGGGCATGGAGCAGTAGAAGTTTCTAAAGCTATTGATAAAGAAGTTGATGCATATTGTGTCTCTAACTTAGATGAAGCTTTAGAATTAAGACAGGCAGGTATCAGCAAAGAAATTTTGGTTTTAGGTGTAGTACTAGCTGATGATTTGCTTTTAGCAATTGAAAATCAAATAACCATAACAGTGGCTAGTCAAGAGTGGTTGGACGATGCACAGGCTTTTCTTGGTGGTGATCTGACTAACTTGCATGTCCATGTCAAGGTTGACTCTGGTATGGGGAGAATTGGTGTCCGTAGCTTAGCTGAAGCAGATCAGTTAATTGCTCATTTACGCCAAGCTAAAGTCATTGTTGATGGGATTTTCACTCATTTTGCTACAGCTGATGAAGCGGATACTAGAAAATTTGAAACACAATTAAACTTCTTTACAGACTTAGTTAATCATTTGACTTATAAACCTGCGTTGGTTCATGCTAGCAATTCAGCAACAAGTCTTTGGCACAGTGACACTATCTTTAATGCGGTTCGGTTAGGAATTGCCATCTATGGGTCAAACCCAAGTGGTAGTGAGCTTAACCTACCTTACCCGTTGAAGCCGGCTTTATCTTTGAGATCACGTTTGGTCCACGTTAAAGAGATTCATGCTGGAGATACTGTTGGCTACGGAGCAACCTATACAGCTACTGAAACTGAATTTGTCGGTACTATCCCTATTGGTTACGCAGATGGCTGGACTAGGGATTTGCAAGGTTTCGAGGTACTAATCGATGGTCAATTTTGCCAAATCATAGGAAGGGTATCAATGGACCAAATTACGGTCAGATTACCAAAAGTTTATGAAATTGGTAAGTTAGTGACCTTAATCGGAACAAGTGGTGATCAGGAGATTACAGCGACAGACTTAGCTGAAAAAAAAGGCACTATTAACTACGAAGTGCTCTGCCTCTTAAGCGATCGTATTCCCAGAGAGTACCAGTAG
- the acpS gene encoding holo-ACP synthase, with translation MIIGHGIDLQEISAIERAYQRNPRFAQKVLTPRELVIFETYNSKRRISYLAGRWSAKEAFSKAMGSGIGKLSFQDIEVTSDEKGKPYFSQSPFRGRSFLSISHSGDFVQASVILEEE, from the coding sequence ATGATTATTGGACACGGTATTGATTTGCAAGAAATTTCAGCTATTGAGCGGGCTTACCAGCGTAATCCTAGATTTGCTCAAAAGGTTTTAACTCCAAGGGAACTCGTAATTTTTGAGACTTATAACAGTAAAAGACGTATAAGCTACTTAGCTGGGCGTTGGTCGGCCAAGGAAGCCTTTTCTAAAGCTATGGGATCTGGAATTGGAAAACTTAGTTTCCAAGATATAGAAGTGACTTCGGATGAGAAAGGGAAGCCTTATTTTAGCCAATCACCTTTTAGAGGGAGAAGCTTTTTAAGTATTTCTCATAGTGGGGATTTTGTCCAGGCAAGTGTGATATTGGAGGAAGAATAA
- the secA gene encoding preprotein translocase subunit SecA translates to MANILRKVIENDKGELRKLEKIAKKVESYADQMEALSDQDLQAKTPEFKERYQNGETLEQLLPEAFAVVREAARRVLGLYPYRVQIMGGIVLHNGDVPEMRTGEGKTLTATMPVYLNAIAGEGVHVITVNEYLSTRDATEMGEVYSWLGLSVGINLAAKSPAEKREAYLCDITYSTNSEVGFDYLRDNMVVRQEDMVQRPLNYALVDEVDSVLIDEARTPLIVSGAVSSETNQLYVRADMFVKTLNADDYIIDVPTKTIGLNDSGIDKAESYFNLNNLYDIENVALTHFIDNALRANYIMLLDIDYVVSEDGEILIVDQFTGRTMEGRRFSDGLHQAIEAKEGVRIQEESKTSASITYQNMFRMYKKLAGMTGTAKTEEEEFREVYNMRIIPIPTNKPVARLDHTDLLYPTLESKFKAVIADVKARHEKGQPVLVGTVAVETSDYISKQLVAAGVPHEVLNAKNHFKEAQIIMNAGQRGAVTIATNMAGRGTDIKLGEGVRELGGLCVVGTERHESRRIDNQLRGRSGRQGDPGESQFYLSLEDDLMRRFGSDRIKAFLDRMRVEEEDAVIKSRMLARQVESAQKRVEGNNYDTRKQVLQYDDVMREQREIIYANRRDVITANRDLGPEIKAMIKRTIKRTVEAHTRSNRKDAIDAIVAFARTNIVPEDSIFAKDLRQLKDDQIKELLYERALDIYDSQIAKLHTQEAVLEFQKVLLLMIVDNKWTEHIDALDQLRNSVGLRGYAQNNPVVEYQAEGFKMFQDMIGAIEFDVMRTMMKAQIHEQERERASQYATTTATQNISAQSTNSMTDSSPDFTHVKRNDPCPCGCGKKFKNCHGRKAFNN, encoded by the coding sequence ATGGCCAATATTCTACGCAAAGTCATTGAAAATGACAAAGGCGAACTAAGAAAATTAGAAAAAATTGCAAAGAAAGTTGAATCTTACGCAGATCAGATGGAAGCACTATCTGACCAAGATTTACAAGCAAAAACACCAGAATTTAAAGAGCGTTATCAGAATGGGGAAACCCTTGAACAATTGTTACCAGAGGCTTTTGCAGTTGTACGTGAAGCTGCTAGACGTGTTCTAGGTTTATATCCTTATCGTGTACAGATTATGGGGGGGATTGTCCTTCATAATGGGGACGTTCCCGAAATGCGCACAGGTGAAGGTAAAACATTAACAGCAACGATGCCGGTTTACTTAAATGCCATCGCTGGTGAAGGTGTACACGTTATCACGGTTAATGAGTATCTATCGACCCGTGATGCTACTGAAATGGGCGAGGTTTATAGTTGGCTTGGTCTCTCTGTAGGGATTAATTTAGCAGCTAAATCTCCGGCAGAAAAACGTGAAGCGTATCTTTGTGATATTACTTATTCAACCAATTCAGAAGTTGGGTTTGATTACCTTCGGGATAACATGGTTGTGCGTCAAGAAGATATGGTTCAGCGTCCATTGAACTACGCTCTAGTTGATGAAGTTGACTCTGTATTGATTGACGAAGCTAGAACGCCTTTGATTGTTTCAGGTGCCGTTAGCTCAGAAACCAATCAATTATACGTGCGCGCTGACATGTTTGTCAAAACTCTTAATGCTGATGACTATATTATTGATGTACCAACAAAAACAATTGGTCTTAATGATTCAGGAATTGATAAAGCGGAATCTTACTTTAACTTAAATAATCTTTATGATATTGAAAATGTTGCTTTAACCCACTTTATTGATAATGCACTTCGCGCTAATTACATCATGCTACTTGATATTGACTATGTAGTTAGTGAAGATGGTGAAATTCTGATTGTTGACCAATTTACGGGTCGGACCATGGAGGGTCGTCGTTTCTCAGACGGCTTACACCAAGCTATTGAGGCTAAAGAAGGTGTCCGTATCCAAGAAGAGTCTAAAACCAGTGCTTCAATTACTTATCAAAACATGTTTCGTATGTACAAGAAACTTGCAGGAATGACGGGTACTGCCAAGACAGAAGAAGAGGAATTCCGCGAAGTTTATAACATGCGAATCATCCCGATCCCAACCAACAAACCCGTTGCACGTTTAGATCATACAGACCTTCTTTATCCAACTTTAGAATCAAAATTTAAAGCGGTTATTGCCGACGTTAAGGCTCGTCATGAAAAAGGGCAACCCGTTTTAGTTGGTACAGTAGCTGTCGAAACTAGTGATTACATTTCAAAACAGCTGGTCGCTGCTGGCGTCCCTCATGAAGTGTTGAATGCTAAAAACCACTTCAAGGAAGCTCAAATTATCATGAACGCTGGGCAACGCGGTGCTGTTACTATTGCAACCAATATGGCTGGTCGTGGTACAGATATCAAACTTGGCGAGGGTGTTCGTGAATTAGGCGGACTTTGTGTAGTTGGTACAGAACGCCATGAAAGCCGCCGTATTGATAACCAATTACGTGGGCGTTCTGGTCGTCAGGGAGACCCAGGAGAGTCACAGTTCTACTTATCTTTAGAAGATGATTTGATGAGGCGTTTTGGTTCAGATCGGATTAAAGCATTCTTAGATAGAATGCGTGTAGAAGAAGAAGATGCTGTTATTAAGTCACGAATGTTGGCACGACAAGTTGAATCTGCTCAAAAACGTGTTGAAGGAAACAACTATGATACTCGTAAGCAAGTTCTTCAATATGATGATGTCATGCGTGAACAACGTGAAATCATTTATGCTAATCGCCGCGATGTGATTACAGCAAACCGTGATCTAGGCCCTGAAATTAAAGCTATGATCAAACGGACAATCAAACGAACAGTTGAAGCTCATACACGTAGCAATCGTAAGGATGCTATTGATGCTATTGTCGCTTTTGCGCGAACAAATATTGTACCAGAAGACTCTATTTTTGCTAAAGACCTTCGTCAATTAAAAGATGATCAGATTAAAGAATTACTGTATGAGCGTGCCCTTGATATCTATGATAGTCAGATAGCTAAGTTACATACTCAAGAAGCTGTTTTAGAATTCCAAAAAGTTTTGCTGTTAATGATTGTCGATAACAAGTGGACAGAACATATTGATGCTCTAGATCAATTACGTAATTCTGTTGGTTTACGTGGTTACGCTCAAAACAATCCAGTTGTTGAATATCAAGCTGAAGGTTTCAAGATGTTCCAGGATATGATTGGTGCTATTGAGTTTGATGTGATGCGAACTATGATGAAAGCGCAAATCCATGAACAAGAAAGAGAACGTGCAAGTCAGTATGCAACTACAACCGCAACACAAAATATTTCTGCTCAATCTACAAATAGCATGACAGATTCTTCTCCGGACTTTACACATGTTAAACGGAATGATCCATGTCCATGCGGTTGCGGTAAGAAATTTAAAAATTGTCATGGTCGCAAAGCTTTTAATAACTAA
- the manA gene encoding mannose-6-phosphate isomerase, class I, with amino-acid sequence MSEPFFLKSCMHDKIWGGTKLRDIFNYDIPTETTGEYWAISAHPNGVSTIINGRFAGQKLDRVFMENPAYFGNPKEKVFPLLTKILDANDWLSVQVHPDDTYAMEHEGELGKTECWYIISAEPGSEIIYGHNAKSKEELETMIEAGDWERLLTRIPVEAGDFFYVPSGTMHAIGKGIMILETQQSSDTTYRVYDFDRRDAKGQLRDLHIKQSVDVLTIGKPKNSVPATLVLDHIVTSTLVSNPFFTVYKWVIDGLVDMRQTAPYLLVSVLEGQGQLSVGAEAYDVKKGMHFILPNDVKKWTFEGQLEMIVSHPNAL; translated from the coding sequence ATGTCAGAACCATTTTTCCTAAAATCTTGTATGCACGATAAAATTTGGGGTGGAACAAAATTAAGAGATATTTTTAATTATGATATTCCCACTGAAACAACAGGTGAATATTGGGCTATCTCAGCCCATCCAAATGGTGTTTCAACGATTATCAATGGACGATTTGCAGGTCAAAAACTTGATCGCGTTTTTATGGAGAACCCTGCTTATTTTGGGAACCCAAAAGAAAAAGTTTTTCCGCTATTGACAAAAATTTTAGATGCGAATGATTGGTTGAGTGTTCAAGTGCATCCTGATGATACCTATGCCATGGAGCATGAGGGGGAACTTGGAAAAACAGAATGTTGGTATATTATTTCCGCTGAACCTGGTTCTGAAATCATCTATGGTCATAATGCTAAAAGTAAAGAAGAATTGGAAACTATGATTGAAGCTGGCGATTGGGAACGTTTGTTGACAAGAATTCCCGTTGAAGCTGGTGACTTCTTCTATGTTCCAAGTGGTACCATGCATGCTATTGGTAAAGGGATTATGATTCTTGAAACGCAACAGTCCAGCGATACTACTTATCGTGTTTATGATTTTGACCGTAGAGACGCCAAGGGTCAATTGCGTGACTTGCATATAAAACAGTCGGTTGATGTCTTGACAATTGGTAAGCCTAAAAATAGCGTACCTGCCACTCTTGTCTTAGACCATATTGTGACTAGCACCTTAGTTTCTAACCCCTTTTTTACAGTCTACAAATGGGTAATTGATGGTCTAGTAGACATGCGACAGACAGCTCCATATTTACTTGTTAGTGTTTTAGAAGGACAAGGGCAATTGTCAGTAGGTGCAGAAGCATATGATGTCAAAAAAGGGATGCACTTTATCTTGCCTAACGATGTTAAAAAGTGGACTTTTGAAGGACAACTAGAGATGATTGTTAGTCATCCCAACGCTTTATAA